One stretch of Tachysurus fulvidraco isolate hzauxx_2018 chromosome 12, HZAU_PFXX_2.0, whole genome shotgun sequence DNA includes these proteins:
- the plekhd1 gene encoding pleckstrin homology domain-containing family D member 1: protein MEQPDSSILYISSKVQLHGVLWKRSSGRQSAKWARRFFVIKDSFLLYYAENEKRNFEANRYFNIHPKGVIPLGGCVVEPKEEQGMPYAIVINHEEFNGDITLAAESESEQSQWLDMLEESGKVTWKNAQLGEAMIESLEAQGLQLAKEKQEYLDKLMEETEELSLQREQKAELERLNQVLEEEKQRFEEVLTELRAEQEQIKRDLDGTARSMKGVESEKEELNRLTTRLQKSLEELSKEKQRTLDMLRKKEMDRIGSKDQASAPEPKCPKPQEQLQGNLRNIEEHMMCLLCEKKQAEERLRENEQKAYVLQEEREFYSAQAQTLQQSLSQLAADKQQAEAELKAEMESRAEIERRLKMAEEALKSLEQGLNCLERSRERDERMMGDVGHLRKFFEECISAAEIEAKLPAIMKNSVYLHKAAARRIKSCRIQRQASRQHWRKHSLSFAGSHGETSSMEDLKETTRRLTSDSCFRQPSKAISRQSTVQSED from the exons ATGGAGCAGCCGGACTCTAGCATCCTGTACATCAGCAGTAAAGTGCAGCTACACGGTGTGTTGTGGAAAAGATCCTCCGGAAGACAATCAGCTAAATGGGCTCGAAG ATTCTTCGTTATCAAAGACAGCTTCCTGCTCTACTATGCTGAGAACGAAAAAAGAAACTTCGAAGCTAACAGATACTTCAACATTCATCCAAAG GGAGTTATCCCTCTAGGAGGATGTGTGGTCGAGCCAAAGGAGGAACAAGGCATGCCTTATGCCATAGTTATAAACCATGAGGAATTTAAT GGAGACATAACGTTAGCAGCAGAGTCCGAGTCCGAGCAGAGCCAGTGGCTGGATATGTTAGAGGAGTCCGGAAAAGT CACATGGAAAAATGCCCAGCTAGGCGAGGCTATGATTGAGAGTCTGGAGGCTCAGGGACTGCAGCTGGCCAAAGAGAAACAGGAGTACCTGG ATAAACTCATGGAGGAGACTGAGGAACTGAGCTTACAGAGAGAACAGAAGGCG gagctaGAACGGTTGAATCAGGTGCTGGAGGAAGAGAAGCAGAGGTTTGAGGAAGTTCTTACGGAGCTAAGAGCCGAGCAAGAGCAGATCAAGAG GGATTTGGATGGAACAGCTCGGTCAATGAAAGGAGTTGAGTCTGAGAAAGAAGAGCTGAACAGACTGACCACTAGACTACAGAAATCTCTTGAG GAGCTGTCTAAGGAGAAGCAGCGTACTCTGGATATgctcagaaagaaagagatggaCAGGATTGGCTCTAAGGACCAGGCTTCTGCTCCCGAACCTAAATGCCCCAAACCACAGGAGCAGCTACAGGGCAACCTGAGAAACATCGAGGAGCACATGATGTGTCTTCTCTGTGAAAAGAAACAGGCAGAAGAGAG GCTGAGAGAGAATGAGCAGAAAGCTTATGTACtgcaggaggagagagagtTTTACTCAGCTCAGGCTCAAACGCTTCAGCAGTCCCTCAGTCAGCTAGCAGCTGATAAACAGCAGGCTGAAGCTGAACTGAAG GCTGAGATGGAGTCAAGGGCAGAGATAGAACGCAGGCTGAAGATGGCAGAGGAGGCCCTGAAGAGCCTGGAACAGGGTTTGAACTGTTTGGAACGCAGCCGCGAGAGAGACGAGAGGATGATGGGAGATGTCGGCCACCTCCGCA aGTTCTTTGAGGAGTGTATCTCTGCTGCAGAGATTGAAGCTAAGCTACCAGCCATCATGAAGAACTCTGTGTACCTACATAAAGCTGCCGCTCGCCGAATTAAAAGCTGTCGCATCCAGAGACAAGCTTCCAGGCAACACTGGC GGAAACACTCGCTGTCATTTGCTGGTTCACATGGTGAGACATCCAGCATGGAGGACCTGAAAGAGACCACTCGACGTCTGACTTCAGACAGCTGCTTTCGACAGCCCAGCAAAGCCATCAGCAGACAGAGCACAGTGCAGTCTGAGGACTGA
- the slc39a9 gene encoding zinc transporter ZIP9 isoform X2: MDDFSSISLLSLAMLVGCYVAGTIPLAVNFSEEKLKLVTVLGAGLLCGTALAVIIPEGVHALYEEVLEGHHAHGEAEVSAPEQKAAESVVGPSHDHEHSHQELHAFIGFSLVLGFVFMLLVDQIGSSHIHSSDDPEAARAASSKITTTLGLVVHAAADGVALGAAASTSQTSVQLIVFVAIMLHKAPAAFGLVSFLMHAGLERNRIRKHLLIFALAAPVLAMITFLGLSQSSKEALSNVNATGVAMLFSAGTFLYVATVHVLPEVGGTGGHSHSAGGGKGLSKLEVLALVIGCLIPLVLSVGHHH; encoded by the exons ATGGACGACTTCAGTTCAATCAGCCTGCTTTCACTGGCCATGTTAGTGGGATGTTATGTTGCAGGAACAATTCCTCTGGCTGTCAACTTTTCTGAG GAAAAGCTGAAGCTTGTGACAGTTTTGGGAGCAGGTCTCTTATGTGGTACTGCCCTGGCTGTCATTATTCCTGAGGGAGTCCATGCACTGTATGAGGAGGTGCTAGAGg GACACCACGCTCACGGTGAGGCCGAAGTGTCTGCACCGGAGCAGAAAGCTGCCGAGTCGGTGGTAGGGCCGAGTCACGACCACGAGCACAGTCATCAGGAACTCCATGCCTTCATCGGCTTCTCTCTGGTGTTGGGATTTGTCTTCATGTTACTAGTGGACCAGATCGGCAGCTCGCACATACACAGCAGCGATG ACCCCGAGGCAGCGAGAGCAGCCAGCTCTAAAATCACCACTACACTTGGCCTGGTTGTCCATGCGGCAG CCGACGGAGTTGCACTTGGAGCAGCAGCTTCTACCTCCCAGACTAGCGTCCAGCTCATTGTATTTGTCGCCATCATGCTTCACAAG GCTCCTGCTGCCTTTGGCCTCGTCTCTTTCCTAATGCACGCAGGTTTAGAGAGAAACCGGATCAGAAAACACCTGCTGATCTTTGCCTTGGCTGCTCCTGTTCTGGCTATGATCACCTTCCTAGGGCTCAGCCAG AGCAGTAAAGAGGCGCTGTCTAACGTCAACGCCACAGGAGTGGCCATGCTGTTCTCGGCTGGCACCTTCCTCTACGTCGCCACGGTTCACGTCCTGCCAGAAGTGGGAGGCACCGGTGGGCACAGCCACTCAGCCGGTGGAGGAAAAGGACTGAGCAAGTTGGAGGTGCTGGCACTCGTCATAGGCTGCCTCATCCCTCTGGTGCTCTCTGTTGGCCACCACcattaa
- the slc39a9 gene encoding zinc transporter ZIP9 isoform X1, translating into MDDFSSISLLSLAMLVGCYVAGTIPLAVNFSEEKLKLVTVLGAGLLCGTALAVIIPEGVHALYEEVLEAGHHAHGEAEVSAPEQKAAESVVGPSHDHEHSHQELHAFIGFSLVLGFVFMLLVDQIGSSHIHSSDDPEAARAASSKITTTLGLVVHAAADGVALGAAASTSQTSVQLIVFVAIMLHKAPAAFGLVSFLMHAGLERNRIRKHLLIFALAAPVLAMITFLGLSQSSKEALSNVNATGVAMLFSAGTFLYVATVHVLPEVGGTGGHSHSAGGGKGLSKLEVLALVIGCLIPLVLSVGHHH; encoded by the exons ATGGACGACTTCAGTTCAATCAGCCTGCTTTCACTGGCCATGTTAGTGGGATGTTATGTTGCAGGAACAATTCCTCTGGCTGTCAACTTTTCTGAG GAAAAGCTGAAGCTTGTGACAGTTTTGGGAGCAGGTCTCTTATGTGGTACTGCCCTGGCTGTCATTATTCCTGAGGGAGTCCATGCACTGTATGAGGAGGTGCTAGAGg CAGGACACCACGCTCACGGTGAGGCCGAAGTGTCTGCACCGGAGCAGAAAGCTGCCGAGTCGGTGGTAGGGCCGAGTCACGACCACGAGCACAGTCATCAGGAACTCCATGCCTTCATCGGCTTCTCTCTGGTGTTGGGATTTGTCTTCATGTTACTAGTGGACCAGATCGGCAGCTCGCACATACACAGCAGCGATG ACCCCGAGGCAGCGAGAGCAGCCAGCTCTAAAATCACCACTACACTTGGCCTGGTTGTCCATGCGGCAG CCGACGGAGTTGCACTTGGAGCAGCAGCTTCTACCTCCCAGACTAGCGTCCAGCTCATTGTATTTGTCGCCATCATGCTTCACAAG GCTCCTGCTGCCTTTGGCCTCGTCTCTTTCCTAATGCACGCAGGTTTAGAGAGAAACCGGATCAGAAAACACCTGCTGATCTTTGCCTTGGCTGCTCCTGTTCTGGCTATGATCACCTTCCTAGGGCTCAGCCAG AGCAGTAAAGAGGCGCTGTCTAACGTCAACGCCACAGGAGTGGCCATGCTGTTCTCGGCTGGCACCTTCCTCTACGTCGCCACGGTTCACGTCCTGCCAGAAGTGGGAGGCACCGGTGGGCACAGCCACTCAGCCGGTGGAGGAAAAGGACTGAGCAAGTTGGAGGTGCTGGCACTCGTCATAGGCTGCCTCATCCCTCTGGTGCTCTCTGTTGGCCACCACcattaa